The nucleotide window CGCTGGTGGTTGCCGGGATGCCGTTCAACCTGCTGGTCGGCGCGGCCCCGAATGCTATCGCTTATGAAAGCAAACAGTTTACCACCGGCGAGTTCTTCACCTGGGGCTGGATCGCCAATGTCGTGTTAATGGTACTTTTGGCCCTTTTCGTCTACTTTATCTGGCCGCTGATGGGCATGCCGGTATTAATTTCCAGTCCCTAAACCACAAACCCTGGGGGCATCGCCCCGAGCCCATGCCCCCAGCCAGTTCCTCCAAAGACACCCAAAACGCTTCCTCTGGTAGACGTGCCCTCGGGTCCGGCCCTTTTCTTGACAGTTAGGCCAATAAAGGCTAAAATTTTATTAAAAATAGTACACTTAGCTTTATTTAGATTATATTTCCACATATTGGGTAAAGCCAACCTGGCAACTAATCACCGGGATCTCTCGGGACCTGGAAGACCAATCTCATTTAGCCGAGAAGCACACCCATTTTCAACGCCTGCTGCACGCCAACAATCAGGTGCTGGCCCTGATGGCCGACATGGAAGAGAAGCTCTCCGGGGACTATCTCTTTGATTTTCAATATATTATCTCCGCAGTAAATCAGCTCCGCCAGGAAACCGCCACGCTGGTCGAGGCCTTAAACCAGATGAGCGGCGACCGCTATCAAGACCTGGCCCAGGTTTTGGACCAGATTATGGCGGAATTGGAAGAAGTACTGGAGCAGCGCTGGGTAATTCCAGAAGCCCCCCTGGTGATATGGTTTGAGGACCTGAACGTCGGGATGATCGAGGTGGTGGGCGGCAAAAACGCCAACCTGGCGGAAATCAAGAACCGGCTGGGGCTGCCGGTGCCGCCGGGCTTTGCCATCTCCAGTTATGCTTATAAATTTTTCCTGGATTATAATCAACTGGGCGAGCGCATTACTGAGACCCTGAAACAGTGGCGTCTGGATGATCTGGACAGTCTGGCCCGGGTGAGCGATGAACTCAAGGAGATGATCAACGCCGCCCAGGTCCCCACAGAATTAGAGACCGCCATGTTCGAGGCCTACGAACGGCTGGCAAAACGGGTCGGATCGAGACCGCTGTTAGCTCTGCGCTCCAGTGCCGTGGGCGAGGATCTGACCTTTACCTTTGCCGGGCAATACGCCTCCTATCTGAATG belongs to Deltaproteobacteria bacterium and includes:
- a CDS encoding SLC13/DASS family transporter gives rise to the protein LVVAGMPFNLLVGAAPNAIAYESKQFTTGEFFTWGWIANVVLMVLLALFVYFIWPLMGMPVLISSP